One region of Streptomyces rishiriensis genomic DNA includes:
- a CDS encoding FHA domain-containing protein, which yields MQIRLTVVDPTGPPLPAPGSARAGGPQARARTTSCDVLVTAPAGTALAAVASALAAAVSGEGAPSSSSAAAVVLYAGVERLDTQRCTLGEPPLIDGAVLSLGAPADPEPHPEVDDAPARLHVVAGPDAGGVHLLHGGQVRVGRSADADVPLDDPDVSRLHCAVTLSPEGRVTVADLGSTNGTTLDGAPVQTRPVRLAPGALLRVGESALRLAPPGGPGPRAATTPDGEGHVRVPCAGTDQAAGGGPSGDRPGPLADAAPARAAGDGAGGRQGPADPTGHAYGGVDWSGSSQGRGERIRGAGENRSAPSVVPGQGTAPRIESRPGGQARTADPGRPTPPGAVPSGGAPGGGDDSSATHAGRSDLGPFTAPYDDVRGPHGAPQDADTRRRPATPASTVPPGAPSASPAASPYDDSAEADPRVAARRKGTPLRGTDVPPGVRKRGGLTAWARRLAGGRGDAQDTDDVPGPCEEEAAGARSYPPAAAPPAPETWPDPAALLLTALGPGPRLWERGPGHPEALTVRLGTADRPAPDGSGLLPAVPVTTGLREVGALGLAGPRPRLSGLARAVLAQLAALHSPDTLEIVLISTDRARSEEERVAEWSWLGWLPQLRPGHGQDCRLLLAYDRDQATARADELLRRLEDHLADSGGGPSGTAQLPVPAPRAAGRRPSWAVPDETGDGGFPGPYSVLVVDGDPGGADLREAVARLAVAGPRAGIHVVCLAETPAASPSSPVTATYEAACAAAPTFRACGAVALLSGDVATALRLLRVAPAGAETERPGPVGPGTVGAVDAVSLAWAERFARALAPLRPDGPGGGGERPTRVSAPLPQSARLLDKLGLARATPASLMARWADAADDAEALGGRAWAVLGAGPRGPVGVDLVAEGPHLLIEGPTGSGRTELLRAIVASLAAAERPDRLGVILLDGRDTVGKGGGGHGDGLRICTDVPHVTTHLTANDPVRMREFAQSLSAELKRRSELLGRSGFAEWHTQRAVSGRIGPQRTPNKPSPGAGPGGGSTGGAADIEAPPSTTLRLRPGAAARQRAEAAPALPRLVVVVDDLDALVSPALGSPGRPAAGSVMRALEAVAREGERLGVHLVVAAGPGGRTAESEPARLSTVRITLDPPGSGTDEPAPGRGRLKGADGRLTAFQGGRVTGRIPRTATQRPTVAPLEWQRMGDPPARRPVRELGNGPTDLALLASALERAARQLSPSGGAPAGSV from the coding sequence ATGCAGATCCGGCTGACCGTCGTAGACCCGACGGGCCCGCCCCTTCCCGCGCCGGGCTCCGCTCGCGCGGGAGGACCTCAGGCGCGGGCCCGCACCACGAGCTGCGACGTGCTCGTCACGGCGCCCGCCGGCACGGCTCTGGCCGCAGTGGCGTCCGCGCTGGCCGCCGCGGTCTCCGGGGAGGGCGCCCCGTCGTCCTCCTCCGCGGCCGCGGTCGTGCTGTACGCGGGCGTGGAGCGGCTCGACACCCAGCGCTGCACGCTCGGCGAGCCGCCGCTGATCGACGGCGCCGTGCTGTCCCTGGGCGCCCCGGCCGACCCCGAGCCGCATCCCGAGGTCGACGACGCCCCGGCCCGGCTGCACGTGGTGGCCGGGCCCGACGCGGGCGGCGTCCATCTGCTGCACGGCGGCCAGGTCCGGGTGGGCCGCTCCGCCGACGCCGACGTACCCCTCGACGACCCGGACGTCTCCCGTCTGCACTGCGCGGTGACGCTCTCCCCCGAGGGCCGGGTCACGGTCGCCGACCTCGGCTCCACCAACGGCACCACGCTGGACGGCGCGCCGGTGCAGACCCGTCCCGTCCGCCTGGCCCCCGGCGCCCTGCTGCGGGTCGGCGAGTCGGCCCTGCGCCTGGCCCCGCCAGGCGGCCCGGGTCCCCGGGCGGCGACCACCCCGGACGGCGAGGGACACGTCCGGGTGCCCTGCGCGGGCACGGACCAGGCGGCGGGCGGCGGCCCGTCCGGCGACCGTCCCGGCCCGCTCGCCGACGCCGCACCCGCGCGGGCGGCAGGCGACGGCGCGGGCGGCCGGCAAGGCCCCGCGGACCCGACCGGTCACGCCTACGGCGGGGTGGACTGGAGCGGCTCGTCGCAGGGCCGCGGCGAGCGGATCCGCGGCGCCGGGGAAAACCGCTCGGCGCCTTCGGTGGTGCCCGGACAGGGCACGGCGCCGCGCATCGAGAGCAGGCCCGGCGGCCAGGCACGCACGGCGGACCCCGGGCGCCCGACCCCGCCCGGAGCGGTTCCCTCCGGTGGTGCGCCCGGCGGGGGTGACGACTCCTCGGCCACCCACGCCGGCCGCTCGGACCTCGGCCCCTTCACGGCGCCGTACGACGACGTCCGCGGGCCGCACGGCGCGCCGCAGGACGCGGACACCCGGCGCCGCCCCGCCACCCCTGCCTCCACCGTCCCGCCCGGCGCTCCGTCCGCCTCCCCCGCCGCCTCCCCCTACGACGACTCCGCCGAAGCCGATCCGCGCGTGGCCGCGCGCCGCAAGGGCACTCCGCTGCGCGGCACCGACGTGCCCCCGGGAGTGCGCAAACGCGGAGGCCTCACCGCGTGGGCGCGCCGACTGGCCGGCGGTCGCGGGGACGCGCAGGACACGGACGACGTCCCCGGGCCCTGCGAGGAGGAGGCGGCCGGAGCGCGGTCGTACCCGCCGGCCGCCGCGCCCCCCGCACCCGAGACCTGGCCGGACCCGGCGGCGCTGCTGCTGACGGCGCTGGGCCCGGGCCCCCGGCTGTGGGAGCGCGGCCCGGGGCACCCGGAGGCGCTCACGGTGCGGCTCGGTACCGCCGACCGCCCGGCGCCCGACGGCTCGGGCCTGCTGCCCGCCGTACCGGTGACCACGGGACTGCGCGAGGTCGGCGCGCTCGGGCTGGCCGGGCCGCGCCCGCGACTGTCCGGGCTGGCGCGCGCGGTACTGGCCCAGCTCGCCGCGCTGCACTCCCCCGACACCCTGGAAATCGTCCTGATCAGCACGGACCGCGCGCGGTCCGAGGAGGAGCGGGTCGCCGAGTGGTCCTGGCTGGGCTGGCTGCCGCAGCTGCGCCCGGGGCACGGCCAGGACTGCCGTCTCCTGCTCGCCTACGACCGCGACCAGGCCACAGCCCGCGCCGACGAGCTGCTGCGCCGTCTGGAGGACCACCTGGCCGACAGCGGGGGCGGCCCGAGCGGTACGGCACAGCTTCCGGTACCCGCGCCCCGCGCCGCCGGCCGCCGCCCTTCGTGGGCCGTGCCGGACGAGACGGGCGACGGCGGCTTCCCCGGCCCGTACAGCGTGCTCGTCGTGGACGGCGATCCCGGCGGCGCCGACCTGCGCGAGGCGGTGGCCCGGCTGGCGGTGGCCGGACCGCGGGCCGGCATACACGTCGTCTGCCTGGCCGAGACGCCCGCCGCCTCCCCTTCCTCCCCGGTGACCGCGACCTATGAAGCGGCCTGTGCCGCGGCGCCCACCTTCCGCGCGTGCGGAGCCGTCGCGCTGCTCAGCGGGGACGTGGCGACGGCGCTGCGGCTGCTGCGGGTCGCGCCGGCCGGGGCGGAGACGGAGCGGCCCGGCCCGGTCGGACCCGGCACGGTCGGCGCGGTGGACGCGGTCTCCCTCGCCTGGGCCGAGCGCTTCGCACGGGCCCTCGCGCCGCTGCGCCCGGACGGCCCGGGTGGCGGCGGCGAGCGGCCCACGCGGGTGTCGGCTCCGCTGCCCCAGTCGGCCCGGCTGCTGGACAAGCTCGGGCTCGCCCGGGCCACACCCGCCTCGCTGATGGCCCGCTGGGCGGACGCGGCGGACGACGCCGAGGCGCTCGGCGGACGGGCGTGGGCCGTGCTGGGCGCCGGGCCGCGCGGTCCGGTCGGCGTGGACCTGGTCGCCGAGGGCCCGCACCTGCTGATCGAGGGCCCGACCGGCAGCGGGCGTACGGAACTGCTGCGGGCGATCGTGGCCTCACTGGCCGCCGCCGAGCGGCCGGACCGGCTGGGCGTCATCCTGCTGGACGGCCGCGACACCGTGGGCAAAGGCGGCGGCGGTCACGGCGACGGCCTGCGGATCTGCACGGACGTACCGCATGTCACCACCCACCTCACCGCCAACGACCCGGTCCGCATGCGGGAGTTCGCGCAGTCGCTGAGCGCCGAGCTGAAACGGCGGTCCGAACTGCTGGGCCGTTCCGGCTTCGCGGAGTGGCACACGCAGCGCGCGGTGTCCGGCCGTATCGGCCCGCAACGCACCCCGAACAAGCCGTCCCCGGGAGCCGGGCCCGGCGGCGGCTCCACCGGCGGCGCCGCCGACATCGAGGCCCCGCCCAGCACCACCCTGCGGCTGCGCCCGGGCGCGGCCGCCCGGCAGCGGGCCGAGGCGGCGCCCGCGCTGCCCCGCCTGGTGGTGGTCGTCGACGACCTGGACGCTCTGGTCTCCCCCGCCCTCGGCTCCCCGGGCCGGCCGGCCGCCGGCTCGGTCATGCGCGCGCTGGAGGCGGTGGCCCGCGAGGGCGAGCGGCTCGGCGTGCACCTGGTGGTCGCGGCAGGCCCCGGCGGCCGTACGGCGGAGTCGGAACCGGCCCGGCTGTCCACCGTTCGGATCACTCTGGACCCGCCGGGTTCCGGCACGGACGAACCGGCGCCGGGCCGCGGCCGCCTCAAGGGCGCGGACGGCCGCCTCACCGCCTTCCAGGGCGGCCGCGTCACGGGCCGCATTCCCCGTACGGCGACGCAGCGCCCCACGGTGGCGCCCCTGGAGTGGCAGCGCATGGGCGACCCCCCGGCCCGCCGTCCGGTGCGGGAACTGGGCAACGGCCCGACGGACCTGGCCCTGCTGGCCAGTGCCCTGGAGCGGGCCGCGCGCCAGCTCAGCCCGTCCGGGGGCGCGCCCGCCGGGAGCGTGTGA
- a CDS encoding ABC transporter substrate-binding protein — protein MRSTSNTIRTRRTMKAAATLLAGALALSLTACGSDDDKSGGGESSSGGKESGGTLTLPKLDGTTLEVAAVWTGTEQANFKKVLAEFEKRTGAKITFVPAQDPIINFLGSKIAGGSPPDVAMLPQPGAIKQAADKGWAKPLGAEAQAELAKNYSQGWQDIGKVGDKQYGVYYKAANKSLIWYNAKVFENAGAADPATWKDLLTTAQTVYDSGVTPFSIGGADGWTLTDWFENVYLSQAGPEKYDQLAQHKIKWTDPSVKEALTTLAQVWGKKDWVAGGASGALQTEFPASVTQTFTGGEQPKAAMVYEGDFVQVNIADTKSKVGTDAKVFPFPKVGDTAPVVSGGDAAVILKDSKGAQALATFLASPDAAEIQAKLGGYLSPNKNVDVSVYPNEVQQTIAKALVAAGDDFRFDMSDQAPQAFGGTPGKGEWKDLQDFLKNPTDVAGTQAKLESDAAAAYGN, from the coding sequence ATGCGCAGCACGAGCAACACCATTCGGACACGCAGGACCATGAAGGCGGCCGCCACGCTCCTGGCGGGAGCCCTCGCGCTCTCGCTCACGGCGTGCGGCAGCGACGACGACAAGAGCGGCGGAGGCGAGAGCAGCAGCGGAGGCAAGGAATCCGGCGGCACCCTCACCCTCCCCAAGCTCGACGGGACCACTCTCGAAGTGGCCGCCGTATGGACCGGCACCGAACAGGCGAACTTCAAGAAGGTCCTCGCCGAGTTCGAGAAACGCACCGGCGCGAAGATCACTTTCGTGCCCGCCCAGGATCCGATCATCAACTTCCTCGGCTCGAAGATCGCGGGCGGTTCACCTCCGGACGTGGCGATGCTGCCGCAGCCCGGCGCCATCAAACAGGCCGCCGACAAGGGCTGGGCCAAACCGCTGGGCGCCGAGGCCCAGGCGGAACTCGCGAAGAACTACTCACAGGGCTGGCAGGACATCGGGAAGGTGGGCGACAAGCAGTACGGCGTCTACTACAAGGCCGCCAACAAGTCGCTGATCTGGTACAACGCCAAGGTCTTCGAGAACGCGGGCGCCGCCGACCCCGCGACGTGGAAGGACCTGCTGACCACCGCGCAGACGGTGTACGACTCCGGCGTCACCCCCTTCTCGATCGGCGGCGCCGACGGCTGGACCCTCACCGACTGGTTCGAGAACGTCTACCTCTCCCAGGCGGGCCCGGAGAAGTACGACCAGCTCGCCCAGCACAAGATCAAGTGGACGGACCCCTCGGTGAAGGAGGCCCTGACCACCCTCGCCCAGGTCTGGGGCAAGAAGGACTGGGTGGCGGGCGGCGCGAGCGGCGCGCTCCAGACCGAGTTCCCCGCCTCCGTGACCCAGACCTTCACCGGCGGCGAGCAGCCGAAGGCGGCCATGGTCTACGAGGGCGACTTCGTACAGGTCAACATCGCCGACACCAAGTCGAAGGTCGGCACGGACGCCAAGGTGTTCCCGTTCCCGAAGGTCGGCGACACCGCGCCGGTGGTCTCCGGCGGTGACGCGGCCGTCATCCTGAAGGACTCCAAGGGCGCGCAGGCGCTGGCGACCTTCCTGGCCTCGCCGGACGCGGCGGAGATCCAGGCGAAGCTCGGCGGCTATCTCTCGCCGAACAAGAACGTCGACGTCTCCGTGTACCCGAACGAGGTCCAGCAGACGATCGCCAAGGCGCTGGTCGCGGCCGGCGACGACTTCCGCTTCGACATGTCCGACCAGGCCCCGCAGGCCTTCGGCGGCACCCCCGGCAAGGGCGAGTGGAAGGATCTCCAGGACTTCCTGAAGAACCCGACGGACGTGGCCGGCACCCAGGCGAAACTGGAGTCGGACGCGGCAGCGGCGTACGGGAACTGA
- a CDS encoding carbohydrate ABC transporter permease produces the protein MTGTRRTVAALFLLPALVLLGALVVYPIGYSVVRSFYDQSGDGFAGVDNYKALFTDDGIRTALKNNVIWVVFAPTVATALGLIFAVLTERVRWGTAFKLVVFMPMAISMLAAGIIFRLVYDQDPDKGVANAVWVGVHDTFAESSAFPKAHPGRDSPLRPEDGGFLTKAPVRAGVPVALPLVGVAPDQMPGSAEKAVGARPEQGEVTGTVWQDFTRGKGVGTLGAPDPSELGYAGMRIEAVKDGKVVASTKAADDGTFTLPGKADGARLRLPASNFKEAYNGLDWLGPSLVTPAIIGSYIWMWAGFAMVLIAAGLAGIPRELLEAARVDGANEWQVFRRVTVPLLAPVLAVVAVTLMINVLKVFDLVFIIAPGSSQDDANVLALELYRKGFSEDQPGIASAIAVFLLLLVIPVMWFNVRRLRREVRR, from the coding sequence GTGACCGGCACCCGGAGGACCGTGGCCGCGCTGTTCCTGCTGCCCGCCCTGGTGCTGCTCGGCGCGCTCGTGGTCTACCCGATCGGGTACTCGGTCGTGCGCAGTTTCTACGACCAGTCCGGCGACGGCTTCGCCGGCGTCGACAACTACAAGGCCCTCTTCACGGACGACGGCATCCGTACCGCCCTGAAGAACAACGTGATCTGGGTGGTGTTCGCGCCGACGGTCGCGACCGCGCTCGGTCTGATCTTCGCGGTGCTGACCGAACGGGTGCGCTGGGGCACCGCGTTCAAGCTGGTCGTCTTCATGCCGATGGCGATCTCGATGCTCGCCGCCGGCATCATCTTCCGGCTGGTCTACGACCAGGACCCCGACAAGGGCGTCGCCAACGCGGTGTGGGTGGGCGTCCACGACACGTTCGCCGAGTCGTCGGCGTTCCCGAAGGCCCACCCGGGCCGCGACTCGCCGCTGCGACCGGAAGACGGCGGCTTCCTCACCAAGGCCCCGGTCCGGGCCGGCGTCCCGGTCGCCCTGCCGCTGGTCGGCGTCGCGCCCGACCAGATGCCCGGCAGCGCGGAGAAGGCCGTGGGGGCGCGGCCCGAACAGGGGGAGGTCACCGGGACCGTCTGGCAGGACTTCACCCGCGGCAAGGGTGTCGGCACCCTCGGCGCGCCCGACCCGTCCGAGCTGGGCTACGCCGGGATGAGGATCGAGGCGGTGAAGGACGGCAAGGTGGTGGCCTCGACGAAGGCGGCCGACGACGGCACCTTCACGCTTCCCGGCAAGGCCGACGGCGCGCGGCTGCGGCTGCCCGCGAGCAACTTCAAGGAGGCGTACAACGGTCTGGACTGGCTCGGCCCGTCGCTGGTCACGCCGGCGATCATCGGCTCGTACATCTGGATGTGGGCGGGCTTCGCGATGGTGCTGATCGCGGCCGGCCTCGCGGGGATTCCGCGGGAGCTGCTCGAAGCGGCCCGGGTGGACGGCGCCAACGAGTGGCAGGTGTTCCGCAGAGTCACCGTCCCGCTCCTGGCGCCGGTCCTGGCGGTCGTCGCCGTCACCCTGATGATCAATGTGCTGAAGGTCTTCGACCTGGTCTTCATCATCGCACCCGGCTCCTCGCAGGACGACGCGAACGTGCTCGCCCTGGAGCTGTACCGCAAGGGCTTCTCGGAGGACCAGCCGGGCATCGCCAGCGCCATCGCGGTGTTCCTGCTGCTGCTGGTGATCCCGGTGATGTGGTTCAACGTGCGTCGGCTCAGGCGGGAGGTGCGGCGGTGA
- a CDS encoding carbohydrate ABC transporter permease: MEKLNGGLVRAFLIVVGLFWLVPTIGLLISSLRSPEDMSADGWWNVFSEPSRLTFDSYQKLLENGDITSSLVNTVLITVPATVLVVVIGALAGYAFAWMEFPGRDWWFLGVVGLLVVPVQVALIPIAELFGKIGLFGNILGVILFHVGFGLPFAVFLLRNFFAEIPRELLEAARLDGAGELRLFTRVVMPLGGPAIASLGIFQFLWVWNDMLVALVFTNADSQPITVALQTQVRQFGNNIDVLAPGAFISMVVPLAVFFAFQRQFVSGVMAGAVK; encoded by the coding sequence ATGGAGAAGCTCAACGGCGGGCTGGTGCGCGCCTTCCTGATCGTCGTCGGCCTGTTCTGGCTGGTGCCGACCATCGGACTGCTCATCTCCTCCCTCCGCTCCCCGGAGGACATGAGCGCCGACGGCTGGTGGAACGTGTTCAGCGAGCCCTCCCGGCTCACCTTCGACAGCTACCAGAAGCTGCTGGAGAACGGCGACATCACCAGCTCCCTGGTCAACACCGTGCTGATCACGGTGCCGGCGACGGTCCTGGTCGTCGTCATCGGCGCGCTCGCGGGCTACGCGTTCGCGTGGATGGAGTTCCCGGGCCGGGACTGGTGGTTCCTGGGCGTCGTGGGGCTGCTCGTCGTGCCCGTGCAGGTGGCGCTCATCCCGATCGCCGAACTGTTCGGCAAGATCGGCCTGTTCGGGAACATCCTGGGAGTGATCCTCTTCCACGTCGGGTTCGGACTGCCCTTCGCGGTGTTCCTGCTACGGAACTTCTTCGCGGAGATCCCCCGCGAGCTGCTGGAGGCCGCCCGCCTCGACGGAGCCGGTGAACTGCGGCTGTTCACCCGCGTCGTGATGCCGCTGGGCGGCCCCGCGATCGCGTCCCTGGGCATCTTCCAGTTCCTGTGGGTGTGGAACGACATGCTGGTCGCGCTGGTGTTCACCAACGCCGACAGCCAGCCGATCACGGTCGCGCTGCAGACCCAGGTACGGCAGTTCGGCAACAACATCGACGTGCTCGCGCCCGGCGCGTTCATCTCGATGGTGGTCCCGCTGGCCGTGTTCTTCGCGTTCCAGCGGCAGTTCGTCTCCGGTGTGATGGCGGGCGCGGTCAAGTGA
- a CDS encoding bifunctional glycosyltransferase/CDP-glycerol:glycerophosphate glycerophosphotransferase — MPRFSVIVPAYKVQAYLHECLESVLSQSFADLELIAVDDRSPDACGEIIDEFAARDARVRAVHLPENVGLGQARNAGLERATGDYLLFLDSDDTLTPDALRAIADRVKETGEPDVLVYDYASTYWSGRTVRNQFAAQLTEEGTAPFRLEDRPGLLRVLMVAWNKAYRREFVEGVGLTFPPGYYEDTPWTYPALMAAETLATLDRVCVHYRQRRRGNILSTTSRGHFDVFEQYDRVFAFVEQRPELAHWRPVLFRRMVDHLSTVFTKRDRLPRDSRAEFLRRARAHYRRYRTPGVPVPLRSRLRHTLVHFGVHRTYRVLQASMTVRRRTHKAAAKLARGLRAAVLQAHYRVQLRLPLRADRAVFAAYWGRGHSCNPGALEAAFRTFAPQVRTAWIARPEHRSAVPPGPRHVRPGTAAYWTALARSKYLVNNVNFDRRLVKRPGQVFVQTQHGTPLKHMGLDLQERPAAARDMDFGELLRGVDKWDYVLSANRHTTLTWERVYPGRYETLEYGYPRNDVFQRATSADVARLREALGIPRDTVAVLYAPTHRDYRRVQRSHLDLERVLRRLGPRFVILARAHYWQEAPAGRPVPGVIDVTDHPSVESLCLASDALITDYSSLMFDYAGLDRPIVIHADDWEAYEAARGTYFDLRACPPGAVARSEDELIDIFATGHWRGSRSAQLRAAFRERFCPYDDGRAAERVVRRVVLGETRLPPVVPLAERRPAPSAAASAAMPAGRPALAHVPPPAGPVSPVTDRS, encoded by the coding sequence TTGCCCAGGTTCAGTGTCATCGTCCCCGCGTACAAGGTTCAGGCGTACCTGCACGAGTGCCTCGAATCGGTGCTGTCCCAGTCGTTCGCCGATCTCGAGCTGATCGCCGTCGACGACCGTTCTCCGGACGCCTGCGGCGAGATCATCGACGAGTTCGCGGCCCGCGACGCGCGCGTGCGCGCCGTGCACCTGCCGGAGAACGTCGGCCTGGGGCAGGCCCGTAACGCGGGTCTGGAGCGGGCGACCGGTGACTACCTGCTGTTCCTCGACTCCGACGACACGCTCACCCCTGACGCGTTGCGCGCGATCGCCGACCGGGTGAAGGAGACGGGCGAGCCGGACGTCCTGGTCTACGACTACGCGAGTACGTACTGGTCGGGCAGGACCGTACGCAACCAGTTCGCGGCGCAGCTCACCGAGGAGGGCACCGCGCCCTTCCGCCTGGAGGACCGTCCGGGGCTGCTCAGGGTGCTGATGGTGGCCTGGAACAAGGCCTACCGGCGGGAGTTCGTCGAGGGCGTGGGCCTGACGTTCCCGCCGGGCTACTACGAGGACACCCCGTGGACGTACCCGGCGCTGATGGCCGCGGAGACGCTCGCCACGCTGGACCGGGTCTGCGTGCACTACCGGCAGCGCCGCCGGGGCAACATCCTGTCCACCACCAGCCGGGGCCACTTCGACGTCTTCGAGCAGTACGACCGGGTCTTCGCGTTCGTCGAGCAGCGGCCCGAACTGGCCCACTGGCGGCCGGTGTTGTTCCGCCGCATGGTCGATCACCTCTCGACGGTCTTCACCAAGCGGGACCGGCTCCCGCGCGACTCGCGCGCCGAGTTCCTGCGCAGGGCCCGCGCCCACTACCGCCGTTACCGCACCCCGGGCGTCCCGGTCCCGCTGCGCTCCCGGCTGCGCCACACGCTGGTGCACTTCGGCGTGCACCGCACCTACCGGGTGCTCCAGGCGTCCATGACCGTACGCCGGCGCACGCACAAGGCCGCCGCGAAGCTCGCCCGCGGGCTGCGGGCCGCCGTCCTCCAGGCCCACTACCGCGTCCAGTTGAGGCTGCCGCTGCGCGCCGACCGGGCCGTGTTCGCCGCCTACTGGGGCCGCGGGCACAGCTGCAACCCGGGGGCGCTGGAAGCCGCGTTCCGTACGTTCGCGCCGCAGGTGCGCACGGCGTGGATCGCCCGCCCCGAGCACCGGTCGGCCGTCCCGCCGGGCCCTCGCCACGTCCGCCCCGGGACAGCCGCCTACTGGACTGCGCTGGCTCGCTCCAAGTACCTGGTGAACAACGTCAACTTCGACCGGCGGCTGGTCAAGCGGCCCGGCCAGGTCTTCGTGCAGACCCAGCACGGCACGCCCCTCAAGCACATGGGCCTTGACCTCCAGGAGCGCCCGGCGGCCGCCCGCGACATGGACTTCGGCGAGCTGCTGAGGGGCGTCGACAAGTGGGACTACGTGCTGTCGGCCAACCGCCACACCACCCTCACCTGGGAGCGCGTCTACCCCGGGCGCTACGAGACCCTCGAGTACGGCTATCCCCGCAACGACGTCTTCCAGCGGGCGACCTCGGCGGACGTGGCCCGGCTGCGCGAGGCCCTCGGCATCCCCCGCGACACGGTCGCCGTCCTCTACGCGCCCACGCACCGCGACTACCGCCGCGTCCAGCGTTCCCACCTCGACCTGGAGCGGGTGCTGCGCCGTCTGGGGCCCCGCTTCGTGATCCTGGCCCGCGCCCACTACTGGCAGGAGGCGCCGGCCGGCCGGCCGGTGCCCGGCGTCATCGACGTCACGGACCACCCGAGCGTGGAGTCCCTCTGCCTGGCCTCCGACGCCCTGATCACCGACTACTCGTCGCTCATGTTCGACTACGCCGGCCTGGACCGCCCGATCGTGATCCACGCCGACGACTGGGAGGCCTACGAGGCGGCCCGCGGCACGTACTTCGACCTGCGCGCCTGTCCGCCGGGCGCGGTCGCGCGCAGCGAGGACGAACTGATCGACATCTTCGCGACCGGTCACTGGCGCGGCTCCCGCTCGGCCCAGCTGCGGGCCGCGTTCCGCGAGCGGTTCTGCCCGTACGACGACGGCCGCGCCGCCGAGCGGGTCGTACGGCGGGTCGTGCTGGGCGAGACGCGGCTGCCCCCGGTCGTGCCGCTCGCCGAGCGCCGTCCGGCGCCGTCGGCCGCCGCCTCGGCGGCGATGCCCGCGGGGCGCCCGGCGCTCGCCCATGTGCCACCGCCCGCCGGCCCGGTCAGCCCCGTCACCGACCGGAGCTGA